One window of the Chryseobacterium camelliae genome contains the following:
- a CDS encoding 2-isopropylmalate synthase: protein MNSEKVEIFDTTLRDGEQVPGCKLNTEQKLIIAERLDDLGIDIIEAGFPVSSPGDFHSVSEISKLVRNATVCGLTRANQKDIEVAAEALKFARKPRIHTGIGTSDSHIKYKFNSTREEIIERAIKAVKYSKTFVEDVEFYAEDAGRTDNEYLARVCEAVIKAGATVINIPDTTGYCLPEEYGAKIRYLKENVKGIEKAVISCHCHNDLGLATANSVAGAINGARQIECTINGLGERAGNTALEEVVMIFNQHKDLHLHTDVHSRMLNPMSALVSELMGMPVQPNKAIVGANAFAHSSGIHQDGVIKNRETYEIIDPEEVGVSSSSIVLTARSGRSALAYRFKHIGFEVTKNELDILYQEFLKVADRKKEVDNDDLNMMMEVFARKIG from the coding sequence ATGAATTCGGAAAAAGTTGAAATTTTTGATACGACCTTACGGGATGGAGAACAGGTTCCGGGATGTAAACTCAATACGGAACAGAAGCTGATTATCGCCGAAAGGCTTGATGATCTAGGGATTGACATCATTGAAGCCGGCTTTCCGGTTTCCAGTCCGGGAGACTTTCATTCCGTATCGGAAATTTCCAAGCTGGTGAGGAATGCTACGGTTTGCGGATTGACAAGAGCTAATCAGAAAGATATTGAAGTGGCAGCCGAAGCCCTGAAATTTGCCAGGAAACCCAGGATCCATACCGGAATAGGCACTTCCGATTCCCATATCAAATATAAATTCAATTCTACCCGTGAAGAAATTATAGAACGTGCCATAAAAGCGGTGAAATATTCCAAAACCTTTGTGGAGGATGTGGAATTCTATGCGGAAGATGCGGGGAGGACTGATAATGAATACCTTGCCCGGGTCTGCGAAGCAGTGATCAAAGCGGGCGCTACCGTGATCAATATTCCCGATACCACCGGCTACTGCCTGCCGGAAGAGTACGGTGCCAAGATCAGGTACCTTAAAGAAAATGTGAAGGGAATTGAGAAAGCGGTGATTTCCTGCCACTGCCACAATGACCTCGGCCTGGCTACCGCCAATTCAGTTGCCGGAGCGATTAACGGAGCAAGGCAGATTGAATGTACCATCAATGGCCTGGGAGAACGAGCAGGCAATACCGCACTGGAAGAAGTCGTCATGATCTTCAACCAGCATAAAGACCTGCATCTGCATACCGATGTACATTCCAGGATGCTGAACCCGATGAGTGCGTTGGTTTCCGAACTGATGGGAATGCCTGTACAGCCTAACAAAGCTATTGTAGGTGCCAATGCATTTGCTCACAGCTCAGGGATCCATCAGGATGGGGTCATCAAAAACAGGGAAACTTATGAGATCATCGATCCGGAAGAAGTGGGCGTAAGTTCATCATCTATTGTTCTGACCGCAAGGAGCGGAAGGTCTGCACTGGCATACCGGTTCAAGCATATTGGTTTTGAAGTCACCAAAAATGAGCTGGACATCCTGTATCAGGAATTCCTGAAAGTAGCCGACCGTAAAAAAGAAGTCGATAATGACGACCTGAATATGATGATGGAAGTTTTCGCCAGAAAAATAGGATAA
- the leuC gene encoding 3-isopropylmalate dehydratase large subunit → MNNNRKTLFDKVWDAHVVETVPDGPQIIYIDKHLIHEVTSPQAFAELEARNLKVFRPEQIVATADHNVPTQHQELPIRDELSRNQVEQLTENCVKNGIELFGLGHPYQGIVHIIAPELGITQPGMSIVCGDSHTSTHGAFGAIAFGIGTSQVAQVFASQCLLLNKPKSMRITVNGTLNKDVQPKDVILYIISKVGTDGGTGFFCEYAGDVFENMSMEGRMTVCNMSIEMGARGGMIAPDAVTFDYVKGRAFAPEGEDWEEKVAYWKTLKTDEGAVFDAEFTFDASEIQPMVTYGTNPGMGISVHESIPAPRNESEAKALQYMGLQAGQSMSDIRVNYVFIGSCTNARIEDFRSVAEYIKGKSRSGHVHALIVPGSQQVVKQMYEEGLDAVFREAGFEIRQPGCSACLAMNDDKIPEGEYCVSTSNRNFEGRQGQGARTILASPLTAAKVAVEGKISILQHLN, encoded by the coding sequence ATGAACAATAATAGGAAAACACTTTTTGATAAAGTCTGGGATGCCCATGTGGTAGAAACTGTCCCGGACGGACCGCAAATCATTTATATCGACAAGCACCTCATTCACGAAGTGACGAGTCCTCAGGCTTTTGCCGAGCTGGAAGCCAGAAACCTGAAAGTATTCAGGCCCGAACAGATTGTAGCGACTGCCGATCATAATGTTCCTACCCAACACCAGGAACTGCCGATCCGGGATGAACTGTCCAGGAACCAGGTGGAACAGCTTACCGAAAACTGTGTAAAAAACGGTATCGAGCTTTTCGGATTAGGGCATCCGTATCAGGGAATTGTCCATATCATTGCCCCGGAGCTGGGAATAACCCAGCCGGGGATGAGCATTGTCTGCGGGGACAGCCATACCTCGACCCATGGAGCATTCGGTGCCATCGCATTCGGAATAGGGACCAGCCAGGTAGCACAGGTTTTTGCCAGCCAGTGCCTGCTGCTGAACAAACCAAAATCTATGAGGATCACAGTTAACGGAACCCTTAATAAAGACGTTCAGCCGAAGGATGTGATCTTATACATTATTTCCAAAGTAGGAACAGATGGCGGAACCGGCTTCTTCTGCGAATATGCAGGGGATGTATTTGAAAATATGTCAATGGAAGGGCGGATGACGGTCTGTAATATGAGCATTGAGATGGGTGCCCGCGGAGGCATGATTGCTCCTGATGCCGTTACTTTTGATTACGTTAAAGGCCGGGCTTTTGCACCGGAAGGAGAGGATTGGGAAGAGAAGGTAGCATACTGGAAAACCCTGAAAACAGATGAAGGGGCAGTCTTTGATGCTGAGTTTACCTTTGATGCTTCCGAGATCCAGCCTATGGTTACTTACGGCACCAACCCGGGAATGGGGATTTCTGTTCATGAAAGCATCCCTGCACCACGGAATGAATCTGAAGCCAAAGCTTTGCAGTATATGGGATTACAGGCGGGACAGTCCATGTCTGATATCCGGGTCAATTATGTATTCATCGGCAGCTGCACCAATGCAAGGATCGAAGATTTCCGTTCGGTAGCGGAATATATCAAAGGAAAAAGCAGATCCGGCCATGTACATGCCCTTATTGTACCGGGTTCACAACAGGTGGTGAAGCAGATGTACGAGGAAGGCCTGGATGCAGTGTTCAGAGAGGCCGGTTTTGAGATCAGGCAGCCGGGATGTTCCGCATGCCTCGCCATGAATGATGATAAGATCCCGGAAGGGGAATACTGTGTTTCAACATCCAACAGGAATTTTGAAGGCCGGCAGGGACAGGGCGCAAGAACAATACTCGCCAGTCCTTTAACAGCTGCAAAAGTAGCCGTAGAAGGCAAAATTTCAATCCTCCAACATTTAAATTAA
- the leuD gene encoding 3-isopropylmalate dehydratase small subunit yields the protein MKKLITIQSRAIPLPAENIDTDQIIPARFLKSIDRKGFGNNLFRDWRFNVHTGEPNPEFVLNKPEFTGEILVAGNNFGCGSSREHAAWALTDYGFKVIVSSYFADIFKGNALNNGLLPVKVSEDFLKAILEGITNDPQLEIKVDVEQQSVTCNGKTENFELDSYKKICLLNGYDDIDFLISRKKAIQEFELKTQEIYER from the coding sequence ATGAAGAAATTAATTACCATACAATCGAGGGCCATTCCCTTACCAGCGGAAAATATTGATACAGACCAGATTATCCCGGCCCGTTTCTTAAAGAGCATAGACCGGAAGGGTTTCGGGAACAACCTCTTCCGGGACTGGAGATTTAACGTCCATACAGGAGAACCGAATCCTGAATTTGTATTGAATAAACCTGAGTTCACCGGTGAAATCCTGGTGGCCGGAAATAATTTCGGTTGTGGAAGCAGCCGCGAGCATGCCGCCTGGGCGCTCACCGATTATGGATTCAAAGTGATTGTATCCAGTTATTTTGCAGATATCTTCAAAGGCAATGCCCTGAATAATGGCTTGCTTCCCGTTAAGGTTTCCGAAGATTTCCTTAAAGCGATCCTGGAGGGGATCACAAATGATCCTCAGCTGGAAATCAAAGTGGATGTCGAACAGCAGTCGGTAACATGTAATGGAAAGACGGAAAACTTTGAACTGGATTCGTATAAAAAAATATGCCTGCTGAACGGATATGACGATATAGATTTCCTGATCAGCAGGAAAAAAGCGATACAGGAGTTTGAACTTAAAACACAAGAAATATATGAGCGATAA
- the leuB gene encoding 3-isopropylmalate dehydrogenase, producing the protein MSDNTFKIAVLPGDGIGPEVVAESIKILDAIGEAFQYSFRYRYALMGADAIYKTGSPLPDETLAICRESDAVLFGAIGDPAFDNNPDAKVRPEQGLLKLRKELGLFANIRPLKTYASLIEKSPLKKEIIEGTDIQIFRELVSGIYFGEKFTEENAAYAYDVCRYSREDILPITHMAFKEAQKRRKKLTLIDKANVLDTSRLWRKIVQEIAAEYPDVQLDYMFVDNAAMQLILNPKQFDVILTENMFGDIISDEASVIGGSIGLLPSASVGKENALFEPIHGSYPQAKGKGIANPIASILSTAMMLDYLQLDQAADKLRESVEHAIENRYVTVDLNAEQPSSTAEAGSFIADYIKYSEKSYYNFENVKIGKSTIV; encoded by the coding sequence ATGAGCGATAATACTTTTAAAATAGCCGTTTTACCGGGAGACGGAATCGGGCCTGAAGTGGTAGCGGAAAGCATCAAAATACTGGATGCCATCGGCGAAGCTTTTCAGTATAGTTTCCGGTACCGGTATGCATTGATGGGCGCTGATGCCATTTACAAAACAGGCAGTCCGCTTCCGGATGAAACACTGGCCATCTGCCGGGAATCTGATGCCGTGCTTTTTGGTGCCATTGGTGACCCTGCCTTTGACAATAACCCTGATGCTAAGGTGAGGCCTGAACAGGGATTGCTGAAGCTCCGCAAGGAACTGGGCCTTTTTGCCAACATCCGTCCTCTGAAGACTTATGCTTCACTGATTGAGAAAAGCCCTCTGAAAAAGGAAATCATAGAAGGAACCGATATCCAGATTTTCAGGGAACTGGTGAGCGGGATTTATTTCGGAGAAAAATTTACGGAAGAAAACGCTGCCTATGCCTATGATGTCTGCCGGTACAGCAGGGAAGATATCCTCCCGATTACCCACATGGCATTTAAGGAAGCACAGAAACGGCGCAAAAAGCTCACTCTGATTGATAAAGCGAATGTGCTGGACACCTCCAGGCTGTGGAGGAAAATCGTTCAGGAAATTGCCGCAGAATATCCTGATGTGCAGCTGGACTATATGTTTGTAGACAATGCAGCGATGCAGCTGATCCTCAATCCGAAGCAGTTTGATGTCATCCTGACCGAAAATATGTTCGGGGATATAATTTCTGATGAAGCCAGCGTTATCGGGGGTTCTATCGGTCTGTTGCCTTCAGCTTCCGTCGGTAAAGAAAACGCGCTGTTTGAGCCGATCCACGGATCTTATCCGCAGGCCAAAGGGAAAGGCATCGCCAATCCTATCGCATCTATTTTGAGTACCGCTATGATGCTGGATTACCTGCAGCTTGACCAGGCAGCCGATAAATTAAGGGAATCTGTAGAACACGCCATTGAAAACCGGTATGTAACGGTAGATCTTAATGCGGAACAGCCAAGTTCAACGGCTGAGGCAGGAAGCTTCATTGCCGATTATATCAAATATTCCGAAAAGTCTTACTATAATTTTGAAAATGTGAAAATAGGGAAGTCAACCATTGTCTGA
- a CDS encoding DUF4230 domain-containing protein, producing MKKYRLPLAFVAGALVMLMLFFGVRSCLNLSPVEKKEQSDYYILTNQISKMNKMVVMEQDVSSMQKTKMSYELFGKEMSSNNIVTYTKTNAQVSYDLNKMKMVVDSVNKKLVITELPDADIRITPSVEVQSLDDSFFNRISEKDIKNVTQKAKTTAIQSIDQNRLRKEGHQQLMDNLNQIFVLAKALNYTIEDQTGKIGVLPL from the coding sequence TTGAAAAAGTATAGATTACCATTAGCGTTCGTAGCAGGAGCATTGGTCATGCTGATGCTGTTTTTTGGGGTAAGATCGTGCCTGAATCTCAGTCCTGTGGAAAAAAAGGAACAGTCGGATTACTACATCCTGACCAACCAGATCTCCAAGATGAATAAAATGGTGGTGATGGAACAGGATGTGTCCAGCATGCAGAAAACCAAGATGAGCTATGAGCTTTTCGGGAAAGAAATGTCCAGCAACAATATTGTGACCTATACCAAAACCAACGCACAGGTCTCATACGACCTGAACAAGATGAAAATGGTGGTGGATTCGGTGAATAAAAAGCTGGTCATTACAGAATTGCCCGACGCTGATATCAGGATTACGCCAAGCGTGGAAGTCCAGTCGCTGGACGATTCTTTTTTCAACAGGATTTCTGAAAAAGACATCAAAAATGTAACACAGAAGGCCAAAACAACAGCCATCCAGTCTATAGACCAGAACCGGCTGAGAAAAGAAGGCCATCAGCAGCTGATGGACAACCTCAACCAGATTTTTGTGCTGGCAAAAGCCCTGAACTATACGATTGAGGACCAGACCGGAAAAATAGGAGTCCTTCCTCTTTAA
- a CDS encoding TlpA family protein disulfide reductase has product MKKFITHIFFAAVFTGSMQQVSAQKVVVNREVETQNDGKMLLGVQMKDQFTKAPYADWYTKEHDEYALDQKAISELRKQKINSYNLIVFMGTWCEDSHRDFPRLMKILEELKYPEGKMTIIAVNRKKESPSGEEATYNIQKVPTIIVQKYGKEIGRIIEMPTTGYIERDLVEILKKDDQSVIKEIFK; this is encoded by the coding sequence ATGAAAAAATTTATTACCCATATATTTTTTGCAGCCGTTTTTACAGGTTCAATGCAACAGGTCAGCGCCCAGAAAGTAGTGGTCAACCGTGAGGTAGAAACGCAGAATGACGGGAAAATGCTGCTGGGAGTTCAGATGAAAGACCAGTTCACGAAAGCACCATATGCTGACTGGTATACCAAAGAACATGATGAATATGCTCTGGACCAGAAAGCAATCAGCGAGCTCAGAAAGCAGAAAATAAATTCATACAACCTGATTGTGTTTATGGGTACATGGTGCGAAGACAGCCACAGGGATTTCCCGAGACTTATGAAAATCCTGGAGGAGCTGAAATACCCGGAAGGAAAAATGACGATCATTGCTGTCAACCGCAAAAAGGAATCGCCTTCGGGAGAAGAAGCCACCTACAACATCCAGAAAGTACCTACGATTATCGTTCAGAAGTATGGAAAGGAAATTGGGAGGATTATCGAAATGCCTACTACAGGGTATATTGAGAGGGACCTGGTGGAAATCCTGAAAAAAGATGACCAGTCTGTTATTAAAGAAATATTTAAATAA
- a CDS encoding nucleoside triphosphate pyrophosphohydrolase family protein has translation MDKIDSLNQVAEFHTTFKAPILETPQIPSEDRCNLRVALLQEELNELKQAIEDNNLVEIADALCDLQYVLSGAVLEFGLGSKFVTLFDEVQRSNMSKACDNEEQAQETVAFYQEKGVESFYEKSGEKYNVYRKADHKVLKNKYYSPADLKSIIED, from the coding sequence ATGGATAAAATTGACAGCCTGAACCAAGTAGCGGAATTCCATACTACTTTCAAAGCGCCCATTCTCGAAACCCCTCAAATCCCTTCCGAAGACCGTTGCAACCTCAGGGTAGCCTTACTACAGGAAGAACTGAATGAGCTTAAACAGGCGATAGAAGATAACAACCTGGTTGAAATTGCAGATGCTCTATGCGACCTCCAGTATGTACTGAGCGGTGCCGTACTGGAATTCGGGCTTGGCAGTAAATTTGTAACGTTATTCGACGAAGTTCAGCGGTCGAATATGTCGAAAGCATGTGACAATGAAGAACAGGCACAGGAAACCGTAGCTTTTTACCAGGAAAAAGGTGTAGAGTCATTTTATGAAAAGTCAGGAGAAAAATACAATGTTTACCGGAAAGCTGACCATAAAGTGCTTAAGAACAAATACTACTCTCCTGCCGATTTAAAATCAATTATTGAAGATTAA
- a CDS encoding reprolysin-like metallopeptidase, translated as MKKQLLLIGMLVISGISSAQTDRLWSASSPKTSSDIFENKTGILQPRIFSLDINGLKNTLATAPQRLSIGEKSEVIISFPNADGRMENFKVRENPNFDPQLAAKYPEIKSYVGEGLEDPSSTVYFSISPLGLSSMEIYGDKSAVFIEPYTKDLSSYVVYKKSDKKDNLNKFECTVIDVAQKGVAGSDLAARPNADDAKLRTFRLALSCTGEYASYFGGTKANALAAMNNTMTRVNGVFEKDFSARMVLISNNDAVIYTNASTDPYSPASGMSNWNSQLQNTLTSVIGEANYDIGHLFGASGGGGNAGCIGCVCVNGSKGSGYTSPADSVPSGDNFDIDYVAHEMGHQFGGNHTFSMSNEGTGVNMEPGSGSTIMGYAGITSQDVQPHSDAFFHAVSIQQVTDNIKSKTCPVSTSTGNSIPTANAGADYTVPKGTPFMLTGTGTDANGDALTYVWEQMDNASNSQTGASSAASGTKTSGPTFRSWTPTASPVRYFPRMASVLAGSTTTAGSEITVEAVPTVARTLNFRFTVRDNRSGGSGNNSDDMVVTVNGTAGPFSITSQNSATTYSGGTSQTITWNVAGTTSNGVNASNVDILWSTDSGTTWTTLLSGTPNDGSQAVTIPNASTSTGRIMVKGSNHIFFDVNNANITVNAGSGTTDTTAPTAPVLSASGTTATSTNLSWSGATDDTGVTGYDVFQAGSLLGSTSSASYTVTSLSPSTTYSFTVKAKDAAGNTSSSSNTVSVTTSAGSTVMYCSASASNTADERISNVKFGSINNSSTGTAGYENFTSVSTNVTRGTAYTISVTPVWTSTKYNEAYAVYIDYNGDGDFTDSGELAWSKSGSTTSPATGSITIPSTAVLGSTRMRVMMQYNSIPSSSCGTYTYGQVEDYTLNIVSSGRGEISTGDLLTDVKLYPNPVKDVLNISNAPAKDYKIFDMGGKLIQSGQIERGAVNVSSLIKGVYTISMGDVSKRFIKQ; from the coding sequence ATGAAAAAACAATTATTATTGATTGGAATGCTTGTTATATCCGGTATTTCATCAGCGCAAACCGACCGTTTGTGGTCAGCATCATCCCCAAAAACATCTTCAGACATCTTTGAAAATAAAACCGGTATCCTGCAGCCGAGAATTTTCAGCCTGGACATCAACGGATTAAAAAATACTTTGGCCACGGCACCCCAGAGACTTTCTATCGGAGAAAAATCAGAAGTAATCATTTCATTTCCCAATGCCGATGGAAGAATGGAAAACTTCAAAGTCCGTGAAAACCCTAACTTTGATCCTCAGCTTGCTGCAAAGTATCCCGAAATAAAATCTTATGTCGGGGAAGGACTGGAAGATCCCTCCTCTACGGTATATTTCAGTATCTCACCATTAGGCTTGTCATCCATGGAAATCTACGGAGACAAATCCGCGGTTTTTATTGAACCCTATACCAAAGATTTATCTTCTTATGTGGTTTATAAGAAGTCTGACAAAAAAGACAACCTCAATAAGTTCGAGTGTACGGTTATCGATGTAGCCCAGAAAGGGGTTGCGGGAAGTGATCTCGCTGCGAGGCCCAATGCTGATGATGCCAAACTGAGGACCTTCAGGCTTGCCTTATCCTGTACGGGAGAATATGCTTCTTATTTCGGAGGCACAAAAGCCAATGCCCTGGCAGCCATGAATAATACCATGACCCGCGTAAACGGCGTTTTTGAGAAGGATTTTTCTGCGAGGATGGTCCTGATCTCCAATAATGACGCAGTGATCTATACCAATGCTTCTACGGATCCTTATTCGCCGGCTTCCGGCATGAGCAACTGGAATTCCCAGCTTCAGAATACGCTGACTTCCGTAATCGGGGAAGCCAATTACGACATAGGACACCTTTTCGGAGCTTCTGGCGGTGGCGGTAATGCAGGATGTATCGGTTGTGTATGCGTTAACGGCTCCAAAGGAAGCGGCTATACTTCTCCGGCAGATTCCGTTCCTTCCGGAGACAACTTCGATATCGACTATGTAGCCCATGAAATGGGACACCAGTTCGGAGGAAACCATACCTTCTCCATGAGCAATGAAGGAACCGGGGTAAATATGGAACCGGGATCCGGATCAACGATTATGGGATACGCCGGAATTACCAGCCAGGACGTACAGCCGCATTCTGATGCCTTCTTCCATGCCGTAAGCATTCAGCAGGTTACCGATAATATAAAATCGAAAACATGCCCTGTGAGTACCAGCACAGGGAATTCCATTCCTACCGCTAACGCAGGTGCAGATTATACAGTTCCTAAAGGAACGCCATTTATGCTGACCGGAACGGGGACCGATGCCAACGGCGATGCACTGACGTATGTATGGGAACAAATGGACAATGCTTCCAATTCCCAGACCGGAGCCAGCTCAGCGGCCAGCGGGACCAAAACTTCAGGGCCTACGTTCAGGTCATGGACGCCTACCGCTTCTCCGGTCCGGTATTTCCCGAGAATGGCTTCCGTATTAGCAGGGTCAACCACTACAGCGGGATCTGAAATTACTGTTGAAGCAGTGCCTACTGTGGCCCGTACCTTAAACTTCCGGTTTACGGTTCGCGATAACAGGTCCGGAGGCTCCGGCAACAACTCTGATGATATGGTGGTTACTGTTAACGGAACGGCAGGGCCTTTCAGTATAACTTCACAGAATTCCGCCACGACATACAGCGGCGGAACCAGCCAGACCATTACCTGGAATGTAGCGGGAACCACATCCAATGGCGTCAATGCATCCAATGTTGATATTTTATGGTCCACGGATAGCGGAACGACATGGACTACCCTTTTGTCCGGTACTCCTAACGACGGTTCCCAGGCAGTTACCATCCCGAATGCATCAACTTCTACCGGAAGGATCATGGTAAAAGGTTCCAACCACATTTTCTTTGATGTCAATAACGCAAATATTACGGTCAATGCAGGATCCGGTACCACAGACACTACAGCGCCTACAGCCCCGGTACTTTCAGCTTCCGGAACCACGGCAACCAGCACGAATCTTTCATGGTCCGGAGCAACAGATGACACCGGAGTTACCGGATATGATGTATTCCAGGCGGGCAGCTTACTGGGCTCTACCTCCTCCGCATCCTACACCGTTACCAGCCTAAGCCCGTCAACAACCTATAGCTTTACCGTAAAGGCCAAAGATGCCGCAGGAAATACTTCATCTTCCAGCAATACCGTATCCGTAACCACCAGTGCAGGAAGTACCGTTATGTACTGTTCTGCTTCCGCCAGCAATACGGCTGATGAAAGAATCAGTAATGTGAAGTTCGGATCCATCAATAATTCGTCAACAGGAACAGCAGGATACGAAAACTTCACCTCAGTTTCCACGAATGTAACCAGAGGAACAGCCTATACCATCTCCGTAACCCCGGTATGGACTTCTACAAAATACAATGAAGCCTATGCAGTCTATATTGACTATAACGGAGACGGAGACTTTACCGACAGCGGAGAACTCGCCTGGTCCAAATCCGGGTCTACCACTTCTCCGGCGACAGGAAGTATTACGATTCCGTCTACAGCAGTACTGGGATCCACCAGAATGAGAGTCATGATGCAGTACAACTCTATCCCTTCATCTTCATGCGGAACGTATACTTACGGACAGGTAGAAGACTATACCCTGAACATCGTCTCATCAGGAAGAGGAGAAATCAGTACAGGTGACCTTCTGACCGACGTTAAACTCTATCCAAACCCGGTTAAAGATGTCCTGAACATTTCCAATGCCCCGGCTAAAGACTACAAGATTTTTGATATGGGCGGAAAACTGATCCAGTCCGGACAGATCGAACGCGGTGCTGTTAATGTAAGCAGCCTGATTAAAGGCGTTTACACAATCAGTATGGGCGATGTAAGCAAGAGATTTATTAAACAGTAA
- a CDS encoding acyl-CoA dehydrogenase family protein: MSTETIDNIKMIAETAKEFAEKNIRPHIMEWDESQTFPKELFHQLGEMGFMGIVIPEEYGGSGLGYHEYVAILDEISQVDPSIGLSVAAHNSLCTNHIYEFGNEEQKKRWLPQLATGKVIGAWGLTEHNTGSDSGGMSTTAVRDGDDWIINGAKNFITHAISGDIAVVMTRTGEKGAKNNSTAFVLEKGMPGFSSGKKENKLGMRASETAELIFDNVRVSDANRLGEVGEGFKQAMKILDGGRISIAALSLGTARGAYKAALKYAKERHQFGKAISEFQAINFMLADMATEIDAAELLIQRASTLKNTKQKMTKEGAMAKLYASEACVRIANNAVQIFGGYGYTKDFPAEKFYRDSKLCTIGEGTSEIQRLVIGRDITK, translated from the coding sequence ATGAGTACAGAGACTATTGACAATATTAAAATGATCGCGGAAACGGCAAAGGAGTTTGCTGAAAAAAACATCAGACCCCATATTATGGAGTGGGATGAAAGCCAGACTTTTCCTAAGGAACTGTTTCATCAGCTGGGAGAAATGGGTTTCATGGGTATTGTAATTCCTGAAGAATATGGCGGTTCCGGTTTGGGATATCATGAATATGTTGCCATCCTGGATGAGATTTCACAGGTAGATCCTTCAATCGGGCTTTCTGTAGCGGCACACAATTCACTATGCACCAATCATATTTATGAATTCGGGAATGAAGAGCAGAAAAAAAGATGGCTTCCTCAGCTGGCAACAGGAAAAGTAATCGGAGCCTGGGGACTCACCGAACACAATACCGGATCAGATTCCGGAGGGATGTCTACTACTGCGGTAAGAGACGGTGACGACTGGATCATTAACGGTGCCAAGAACTTTATTACCCATGCTATTTCCGGGGATATCGCCGTAGTGATGACCAGAACGGGTGAAAAAGGTGCCAAGAACAATTCCACGGCGTTTGTCCTGGAAAAAGGGATGCCGGGATTCAGTTCCGGTAAAAAAGAAAATAAACTGGGGATGCGTGCCTCCGAAACTGCAGAACTTATTTTTGACAATGTACGGGTATCGGATGCCAACCGTTTAGGGGAAGTAGGCGAAGGTTTCAAACAGGCGATGAAAATCCTTGACGGAGGAAGGATATCTATTGCAGCCCTGAGTTTAGGAACGGCAAGAGGTGCTTATAAAGCAGCCCTGAAATATGCTAAAGAAAGACATCAGTTCGGGAAGGCGATTTCAGAATTCCAGGCCATCAACTTCATGCTCGCAGATATGGCAACGGAAATCGACGCCGCTGAATTGCTGATCCAAAGGGCATCTACCCTGAAAAATACCAAACAGAAAATGACTAAAGAAGGTGCAATGGCCAAGCTGTACGCTTCTGAAGCATGCGTAAGAATTGCAAACAATGCAGTTCAGATTTTTGGAGGATACGGATATACCAAAGATTTCCCGGCTGAAAAATTCTACAGGGACTCTAAGTTATGTACCATCGGAGAAGGAACTTCCGAAATCCAGAGGCTTGTCATCGGAAGGGATATCACAAAATAA